Proteins from one Armatimonadota bacterium genomic window:
- a CDS encoding enoyl-CoA hydratase/isomerase family protein has product MSSIERAVESNGVGTITLNRPEQRNAFDDSMIAELMAAFADFGADTAVRVVVLRGMGSVFSAGADLDWMRRMAAYSREENLADALRLQALFAAIDECRKVTVAEVQGAAMGGAIGLISACDYAVAAEDCVFAFSEVRLGLAPATIAPFILRRTGGRARSWMVTGRKFSAEAALRAGLLDEVVPPDRLYNVAYESAAEFARAAPRAVAATKKLLRELPGIQSGAVAQHTAECIAELRVSPEGQEGLTAFLEKRAPRFDGLTG; this is encoded by the coding sequence ATGAGCAGCATTGAGCGCGCGGTTGAATCGAACGGTGTTGGCACCATCACGCTGAATCGCCCCGAGCAGCGAAATGCGTTTGACGACTCGATGATTGCGGAGCTGATGGCTGCATTTGCCGATTTTGGGGCCGACACGGCAGTGCGCGTCGTGGTGCTCCGGGGCATGGGCAGCGTATTCTCTGCCGGGGCCGACCTCGACTGGATGCGGCGCATGGCGGCATATTCACGCGAAGAGAACCTTGCAGACGCGCTGCGGCTGCAGGCGCTCTTCGCGGCGATTGATGAGTGCCGCAAGGTAACGGTGGCGGAGGTTCAGGGAGCGGCCATGGGTGGCGCTATTGGGCTCATTTCAGCCTGCGATTATGCGGTTGCCGCCGAGGATTGCGTGTTTGCGTTCAGCGAAGTGCGTTTGGGGCTGGCGCCTGCAACCATCGCTCCGTTCATACTGCGCCGCACCGGCGGGCGAGCGCGCTCCTGGATGGTGACGGGACGCAAGTTTTCGGCAGAGGCGGCACTTCGGGCGGGACTGTTGGACGAAGTTGTGCCGCCAGACCGTCTGTACAACGTGGCTTATGAGTCGGCGGCAGAATTCGCGCGGGCGGCGCCAAGAGCCGTGGCGGCCACCAAGAAACTGCTGCGCGAGTTACCGGGCATCCAGAGCGGTGCTGTGGCGCAGCACACAGCAGAATGCATCGCGGAACTCCGCGTTTCGCCCGAGGGGCAGGAGGGGCTGACCGCCTTTCTGGAGAAGCGCGCGCCGCGATTTGACGGGCTCACCGGTTGA
- a CDS encoding methylcrotonoyl-CoA carboxylase gives MILPTRVDTSLADYQENAARQRALTSSLKQAMEVARAGGGKAACERHHARGKMLARERIEALIDEGSPFLEFSTLAANGLYDGGAPGAGIVTGIGSVCGLDCMIVANDATVKGGTYFPMTARKHLRAQEIASENRLPCIYLVDSGGAFLPLQAQVFPDRDHFGRIFYNQARMSAAGIPQIAAVMGSCTAGGAYVPAMADQAIIVRGTGTIFLAGPPLVKAATGEEVTAEELGGADVHTRLSGVADYLAENDEEAIRLLREIVAAIPGQKQLPNGFAEAEDPLYPAADLYGIVPTDLRTPFEVREVIARLVDGSRFAEFKALFGTTLVCGFARWLGFDVGIMANNGILFSESAQKGAHFVELCCQRRIPLVFLQNITGFMVGRKYENEGIARHGAKMVTAVACADIPKFTVIIGGSFGAGNYGMCGRAYSPRQLWMWPGARISVMGGAQAAGVMVQIKREQMAAQGRELSEAEAEAIARPILEQYEDEGSPMYSTARLWDDGILDPVDTRMAIGLGISAAYNAPIPSTDFGVFRM, from the coding sequence ATGATCCTCCCAACCCGTGTCGACACATCACTGGCGGATTATCAGGAGAATGCGGCCCGCCAGCGCGCACTTACCTCCAGCCTGAAACAGGCGATGGAGGTTGCTCGCGCCGGTGGCGGCAAGGCGGCATGCGAACGCCATCATGCGCGCGGCAAGATGTTGGCGCGGGAGCGCATCGAAGCCTTGATTGACGAGGGCTCACCGTTCCTGGAGTTCAGCACGCTTGCGGCGAATGGGCTGTATGATGGCGGAGCGCCTGGCGCCGGCATCGTAACCGGTATCGGTTCAGTGTGCGGGCTGGACTGCATGATTGTGGCCAACGACGCCACGGTAAAGGGTGGCACCTACTTCCCGATGACGGCCAGGAAGCACCTGCGCGCGCAGGAGATAGCGTCTGAAAACCGGCTGCCATGCATCTACCTTGTCGATTCGGGTGGCGCATTCTTGCCGCTGCAGGCTCAGGTTTTCCCAGATCGCGATCACTTCGGGCGAATATTCTACAATCAGGCGCGGATGTCGGCCGCTGGCATACCCCAGATAGCGGCCGTGATGGGCAGCTGCACGGCAGGTGGCGCGTATGTACCGGCGATGGCGGACCAGGCGATAATCGTCCGCGGCACCGGCACCATCTTTCTCGCCGGCCCGCCGCTGGTCAAGGCGGCCACCGGCGAAGAGGTGACGGCGGAAGAGCTGGGCGGCGCAGATGTTCATACTCGCCTGAGCGGCGTTGCCGATTACCTGGCGGAAAATGACGAAGAGGCCATCCGCCTGCTGCGCGAGATCGTCGCCGCCATACCCGGTCAAAAGCAGCTGCCGAACGGCTTTGCCGAGGCGGAAGATCCACTCTATCCGGCAGCGGATCTTTACGGAATCGTGCCGACCGACTTGCGTACGCCATTTGAGGTCCGGGAGGTCATCGCCCGCCTGGTGGATGGCAGCCGCTTTGCGGAGTTTAAGGCGCTGTTTGGCACAACACTGGTCTGCGGGTTCGCGCGCTGGCTGGGGTTTGACGTTGGGATTATGGCCAACAACGGCATTCTGTTTTCGGAGAGCGCGCAAAAAGGCGCGCACTTCGTGGAGCTCTGCTGCCAGCGGCGCATTCCGCTGGTCTTTCTGCAGAACATCACCGGCTTTATGGTGGGCCGCAAGTACGAAAACGAAGGCATTGCCCGCCACGGCGCCAAGATGGTGACCGCCGTTGCCTGCGCCGATATTCCCAAGTTTACGGTGATAATCGGAGGGTCGTTTGGAGCCGGCAACTACGGAATGTGCGGACGGGCCTATTCGCCGCGCCAGCTTTGGATGTGGCCGGGCGCGCGCATATCGGTGATGGGTGGCGCACAGGCGGCGGGCGTGATGGTGCAGATAAAGCGCGAGCAGATGGCTGCTCAGGGTCGTGAGCTGTCGGAAGCGGAGGCTGAGGCGATCGCCCGGCCAATTCTTGAGCAGTACGAAGACGAAGGCAGCCCGATGTACAGCACGGCCAGGCTGTGGGATGACGGCATTCTGGACCCCGTTGATACGCGTATGGCCATTGGGCTTGGAATATCCGCAGCGTACAACGCACCGATTCCCAGCACAGACTTTGGCGTGTTCCGTATGTAG
- a CDS encoding dehydrogenase produces MPKSLLIDPVKVRKRGEVLFAPIPVNEYGRTLKQERANFSDAELVRMLRDMTIIRTFETMLNDIKLKGSWSGIEYNHKGPAHLSIGQEASAVGQAWLLDCHDHIFGSHRSHGEILAKGLSAIDKLDDTTLTTIMETSLDGETLRAVERTGAGTVHDLAVDFLLYGALAEIFGREAGFNRGMGGSMHAFFTPFGIYPNNAIVGGSADIATGAALFKRIHRGAGIVICNIGDASASCGPTWEALSFATMDQFKTLWDSAHRGGLPLIFNFVNNFYGMGGQPVGETGGMGILARLGAGLSPTSLHAERVDGYNPLAVVDAIRRKRQTLERGDGPVLLDTVTYRYSGHSPSDASSYREKSEIDAWRKVDSLEQFGLQLEKANVLAASARGEMEQQVQEIVARALRSAADLEISPRANLMVDGNLLERTITSNQHRPVPAAPAGMETAAPWNGESADMLEPITANARSRQLEAKSRSGLDGDGTPLPRGKCLAMRDALYEAILPRLYADPTLALWGEENRDWGGAFAVYRGLTEATPYHRLFNSPIAEGAIVGAAVGYALEGGRALVELMYCDFMGRAGDELFNQLAKWQAMSGGTLEMPVVVRVSVGSKYGAQHSQDWTALVTHIPGLKVVFPATPYDARGLMTSALTGSDPVIFFESQRLYDMPEVFHPGGVPRDEYRVEIGKPDIKRSGSDVTILTVGATLYRALEAADRLKEEFGVTCEVIDARSLTPFDYTLPLESVRKTGRILLASDACERGSVLQTFAATIGRLAFDDLDAPPVVVGARNWITPPDELEEAFFPYPTDILDAIHENLLPLKGYKPVRPCGGDEVLRRSRLGV; encoded by the coding sequence ATGCCGAAGAGTCTGTTGATTGATCCCGTCAAGGTGCGAAAGCGCGGCGAGGTGTTGTTCGCCCCGATACCTGTAAACGAGTACGGTCGTACGTTGAAACAGGAGCGCGCCAACTTCAGTGACGCCGAGCTGGTCCGGATGCTGCGCGACATGACGATCATCCGCACCTTTGAGACGATGCTGAACGACATCAAGCTGAAGGGATCCTGGAGCGGAATCGAATATAACCACAAGGGCCCCGCACACCTTTCTATCGGGCAGGAGGCCTCCGCTGTGGGTCAGGCATGGTTGCTAGATTGCCATGACCATATCTTTGGAAGTCATCGCAGCCACGGCGAGATACTGGCGAAGGGGCTGTCGGCGATTGATAAGCTGGACGACACCACGCTTACCACCATCATGGAGACGAGCCTGGACGGCGAAACGCTCCGGGCCGTGGAGCGGACTGGCGCCGGTACAGTTCACGACCTTGCAGTCGACTTTCTGCTCTACGGTGCGCTGGCCGAAATCTTCGGACGCGAGGCTGGTTTCAATCGCGGAATGGGCGGCAGCATGCACGCTTTTTTCACGCCGTTCGGCATCTACCCCAACAATGCCATCGTAGGTGGGTCGGCCGATATCGCCACCGGCGCCGCGCTCTTCAAGCGAATACACCGCGGCGCCGGCATCGTCATTTGCAATATCGGCGATGCATCAGCCAGCTGCGGTCCAACGTGGGAGGCGCTCTCCTTCGCGACGATGGACCAGTTCAAGACTCTTTGGGATAGCGCTCATCGTGGCGGACTGCCGCTGATCTTCAATTTCGTCAACAACTTTTACGGCATGGGCGGGCAACCGGTCGGCGAAACGGGCGGCATGGGCATCCTTGCGCGGCTGGGCGCCGGCCTATCGCCCACGTCGCTTCATGCCGAGCGTGTTGACGGCTACAATCCGTTGGCCGTGGTAGACGCCATTCGGCGCAAGCGCCAAACGCTGGAGCGCGGCGACGGGCCGGTACTGCTGGATACCGTAACCTACCGCTACAGCGGGCACTCACCCTCCGACGCCTCCTCATACCGCGAAAAGAGCGAGATTGACGCCTGGCGGAAAGTCGACTCGCTGGAGCAGTTTGGCTTGCAGTTGGAGAAGGCAAATGTGCTTGCTGCCTCCGCCCGCGGTGAAATGGAGCAACAGGTTCAGGAGATTGTAGCGCGGGCTCTGCGCTCCGCTGCCGATCTGGAGATTTCGCCGCGCGCCAACCTGATGGTGGACGGCAATCTGCTGGAGCGGACGATCACATCCAATCAGCATCGGCCGGTACCCGCCGCGCCGGCCGGCATGGAGACTGCGGCCCCATGGAACGGCGAAAGTGCCGATATGCTCGAGCCGATCACGGCGAACGCTCGGTCCCGGCAGTTGGAAGCCAAAAGCCGGAGCGGACTGGATGGTGACGGGACGCCTCTGCCGCGAGGCAAGTGCCTTGCCATGCGAGACGCGCTTTACGAAGCGATATTGCCGCGGCTGTATGCCGACCCAACGTTGGCCCTCTGGGGCGAAGAAAACCGCGATTGGGGTGGCGCCTTTGCCGTCTATCGCGGCCTGACCGAAGCCACACCGTACCACCGGTTGTTCAACAGCCCAATTGCCGAGGGCGCAATTGTAGGCGCCGCCGTGGGCTACGCGCTGGAGGGTGGACGCGCGCTGGTAGAGCTGATGTACTGCGACTTTATGGGGCGCGCCGGCGACGAACTGTTCAACCAGCTGGCAAAGTGGCAAGCGATGTCGGGCGGAACGCTGGAGATGCCGGTGGTGGTGCGCGTTTCCGTCGGCAGCAAGTACGGCGCGCAACACAGTCAGGATTGGACTGCGCTGGTTACGCATATTCCCGGCCTCAAGGTGGTGTTTCCCGCGACGCCGTATGACGCCCGCGGATTGATGACCAGCGCGCTCACCGGCAGTGATCCCGTCATCTTCTTTGAGAGTCAGCGGCTGTACGACATGCCGGAGGTTTTTCACCCTGGCGGCGTACCGCGGGATGAGTATCGCGTGGAGATCGGCAAGCCAGACATCAAGCGCTCCGGCAGCGACGTCACGATCCTCACAGTAGGCGCCACGCTCTACCGCGCACTGGAAGCGGCTGACCGGCTGAAGGAGGAGTTTGGTGTAACCTGCGAGGTGATAGACGCCCGTTCGCTGACGCCGTTTGACTACACCTTGCCGCTGGAATCGGTGCGCAAAACGGGCCGCATTCTGCTGGCCTCCGATGCCTGCGAGCGCGGAAGCGTGCTGCAGACGTTTGCAGCAACGATCGGCAGACTGGCATTTGATGACCTGGACGCGCCGCCGGTGGTGGTTGGCGCCCGCAACTGGATAACGCCACCGGACGAGCTGGAGGAGGCGTTTTTCCCCTACCCTACGGATATTCTGGACGCCATACACGAGAATCTGCTGCCGTTGAAGGGCTACAAACCAGTACGGCCGTGTGGCGGAGACGAGGTCCTACGGCGAAGCAGACTGGGCGTCTGA
- a CDS encoding DeoR/GlpR transcriptional regulator, with protein MLKHERHSRILRAMELGQSAEVASLAREFGVSEQTVRTDLAELVSLGRVERVHGGARLRVPTAGIEDGWQRRMQAQTRAKAAIAAASARLLQPGQRVLLDAGTTCLAIAAQMAPLTEVKVVTNSLAALELLSRAGLEVTLLAGVYHPQRRAVMGSLTRASIAQVGVDVAFIAPSGVDLKTGLTVADDDAAELKRAMIHAARRVCIVADSTKFGKAGHGIICPIDTGMEIITDAGVGEAERRAFKQRKVILNIAAAAPR; from the coding sequence ATGCTGAAACACGAGCGACATAGTCGAATACTCCGAGCGATGGAACTCGGCCAATCTGCCGAAGTAGCATCGCTCGCCAGGGAGTTTGGCGTATCGGAGCAGACGGTACGGACCGACCTTGCCGAACTGGTTAGTCTTGGCAGGGTGGAACGCGTACACGGCGGGGCGCGTCTTCGTGTGCCGACCGCTGGCATCGAGGACGGCTGGCAGCGCCGCATGCAGGCGCAAACGCGGGCCAAAGCGGCGATTGCGGCGGCATCCGCCAGGCTGCTGCAGCCCGGGCAGCGCGTGCTGCTGGATGCCGGCACCACATGCCTCGCGATCGCGGCTCAGATGGCGCCACTGACCGAGGTGAAGGTTGTGACCAACTCGCTGGCCGCTCTGGAGCTTCTGTCTCGGGCCGGGCTGGAGGTCACGCTCCTCGCGGGCGTTTACCATCCGCAGCGGCGCGCGGTGATGGGCAGCCTTACACGCGCCAGCATCGCACAGGTGGGTGTGGACGTTGCCTTCATCGCTCCATCCGGCGTGGACCTGAAAACCGGTCTGACGGTTGCCGATGACGACGCGGCCGAACTGAAACGCGCGATGATCCATGCGGCCAGGCGCGTTTGTATCGTGGCCGACAGCACCAAGTTCGGCAAGGCCGGGCACGGCATAATCTGCCCGATCGATACCGGCATGGAGATCATCACGGATGCCGGCGTTGGGGAAGCGGAGCGGCGTGCCTTCAAGCAGAGAAAAGTGATACTGAATATCGCCGCCGCCGCTCCTCGGTGA